The genomic region AACCTTTTCCGGTTATCATGTAATCGCCCCTTTCATGCCTCTGGATAATCATACCTTTCTCAACAAGTTTCTGCAGGTGGAAGAGAAGATTTCCACCTCTGAGACCGGTTAGCTTTGAAAGTGCAGAGAAACTCTTAGTTTCAGCGGATATCGCCTTGAGTATCTCGAATCTCTTCTGGTGACAGAGAGGTTCCAGTATGTTATCCACCACTTCTTCAGGAGGCATCAGGCTAAGATCCTCGCGTTTGTCCTTATTAGTCTCATATATCCTCATGGAACGCATGAGAGTTACCTGTCTTGAGAGAATATCAGATGCTTCTGCAAAGCAGATATCACATTTATCGTAAGGCACCATTGTTCGAAGCTGTTTAAGTTCAAGGCGGTTTTCTTCAATTGCTGCTTCATTTACAGCACCTCCCCTAATAAGACCTGCATTCTTTTCCAGAATGTTAGAAATCAGGCCCTTGCAGTCATTACGCATCTCACACTTTTTTACCATATTTTTTTCAAGACCTTTTCCGGCATCTTCCATTAAATGACGAACAATTACTCCGGAGTAATCGTTCTTCACATTATTAACCATCATATCGAGATGCTGATGGTTGGATGAGTCCATGAAAGAACGAATATCACTC from Methanolobus tindarius DSM 2278 harbors:
- a CDS encoding winged helix-turn-helix domain-containing protein, giving the protein MIPDNDFNSDLSDIKHMLSDIQSDIRSFMDSSNHQHLDMMVNNVKNDYSGVIVRHLMEDAGKGLEKNMVKKCEMRNDCKGLISNILEKNAGLIRGGAVNEAAIEENRLELKQLRTMVPYDKCDICFAEASDILSRQVTLMRSMRIYETNKDKREDLSLMPPEEVVDNILEPLCHQKRFEILKAISAETKSFSALSKLTGLRGGNLLFHLQKLVEKGMIIQRHERGDYMITGKGFKVMEGVSSIYSALEPETEEQKEDIG